One genomic window of Streptomyces sp. NBC_01276 includes the following:
- a CDS encoding MFS transporter, giving the protein MTRPRTGEPGPSPARLRHARFAIAAVFCAHGAVTGSFATRIPWIQQHAGLSAGTLGLALAFPALGAALAMPLAGRINHRFGARNALRGLLALWTLSLILPSLAPDFAVLCCVLFVYGATSGMADVAMNALGVETENRLGRSIMSSLHGMWSVGALLGSAAGTVAAHAGADARLHHLIAALALTAAGLLAVRGVLDLRGDEDAQAPAHFALPPRSALLIGLVGFCAVFAEGASLDWSGVYLRDVLHTDAGLAAASTTAFALTMALARLAGDRVVDRFGAVRTVRAGGVLATAGGLLVVTVRHPAAALGGFGLIGLGIAVVVPLAFAAAARSGPAPAQAIAGVATITYTSGLVAPSAIGAVADATSLVVSFALVTLLAFALIAGAAVLRGSKAPGAAGAANQDEPASMRP; this is encoded by the coding sequence ATGACACGGCCCAGAACCGGGGAACCCGGCCCCAGCCCGGCGCGCCTGCGCCATGCCCGCTTCGCCATCGCCGCGGTCTTCTGCGCCCACGGCGCCGTCACCGGATCCTTCGCCACCCGCATCCCCTGGATCCAGCAGCACGCCGGTCTCAGCGCGGGCACCCTGGGCCTGGCCCTCGCCTTCCCCGCGCTCGGCGCCGCCCTCGCGATGCCGCTGGCCGGCCGGATCAACCACCGGTTCGGCGCCCGCAACGCCCTGCGCGGCCTGCTGGCACTGTGGACCCTGTCCCTGATCCTGCCCAGCCTGGCCCCGGACTTCGCCGTGCTGTGCTGCGTGCTGTTCGTCTACGGAGCCACCTCGGGCATGGCCGACGTCGCCATGAACGCGCTCGGCGTGGAGACCGAGAACCGTCTCGGCCGCTCGATCATGTCCTCGCTGCACGGCATGTGGAGCGTGGGCGCCCTGCTCGGCTCGGCGGCCGGGACGGTCGCGGCGCACGCGGGGGCCGACGCCCGGCTGCACCACCTGATCGCCGCGCTCGCCCTGACGGCGGCCGGGCTGCTGGCCGTACGGGGCGTGCTGGACCTGCGCGGCGACGAGGACGCGCAGGCCCCCGCGCACTTCGCGCTGCCGCCGAGGTCCGCCCTGCTGATCGGGCTCGTCGGATTCTGCGCGGTCTTCGCCGAGGGCGCGAGCCTGGACTGGTCGGGCGTGTACCTGCGGGACGTGCTGCACACCGACGCGGGCCTGGCCGCCGCCTCGACGACCGCGTTCGCGCTGACCATGGCCCTGGCCCGGCTGGCCGGGGACCGGGTGGTGGACCGGTTCGGGGCGGTGCGCACGGTCCGGGCGGGCGGCGTCCTGGCCACCGCGGGCGGGCTGCTGGTGGTGACGGTCCGCCATCCGGCAGCGGCCCTGGGCGGCTTCGGGCTGATCGGGCTCGGCATCGCGGTGGTGGTGCCCCTGGCGTTCGCGGCGGCGGCGCGCAGCGGGCCGGCCCCGGCGCAGGCCATCGCGGGGGTCGCGACGATCACGTACACCTCGGGGCTGGTCGCGCCGTCGGCGATCGGCGCGGTGGCGGACGCGACCTCGCTCGTGGTCTCCTTCGCACTGGTCACACTGCTCGCGTTCGCCCTGATCGCGGGCGCGGCCGTACTGCGCGGCAGCAAGGCCCCGGGGGCGGCCGGAGCAGCGAACCAGGACGAACCCGCCTCTATGCGGCCGTAA
- a CDS encoding ROK family protein has protein sequence MGAVTPAKVLTPAAAKSPASPSTARAINDRLALELLQEEGPLTASRLKQLTGLSRPSVADLVERLTEAGLIEVVGESGEQRRGPNARLYGIVARRAHLAALDVRTDSATAVVTDLLGRPLGRTALPVDAVEEAVDRLEALTARTGAGALHTVVVGAPGLVAPGGGELRGTGALPAWHRDLVAALRRRLPATVAVENETNLAALAEQRAGAARDLDSFVLLWLGDGVGAAVVLDGRLRRGASGGAGEIGFLPVPGTAGLPSATACAGGFHALAGRSAVGALARGHGFRGPAEEAVAGAAGEAFLDALAERLALGAAAVAAILDPGCVVLGGGLGHAGGEALAARVERRLATLTPVPTEVRATALGDPAVLEGARLAAREAAQSVLFGP, from the coding sequence ATGGGCGCCGTGACCCCTGCCAAGGTGCTGACCCCCGCCGCCGCGAAGTCCCCCGCCTCCCCGAGCACCGCCCGGGCCATCAACGACCGCCTCGCCCTCGAACTCCTCCAGGAGGAGGGCCCGCTGACGGCGAGCCGGCTCAAGCAGCTCACCGGACTGTCCCGCCCCTCCGTGGCCGACCTCGTCGAACGGCTCACCGAGGCCGGGCTGATCGAGGTCGTGGGGGAGTCCGGCGAACAGCGCCGCGGCCCCAACGCCCGCCTCTACGGGATCGTCGCCCGCCGGGCCCACCTCGCCGCCCTGGACGTGCGGACCGACAGCGCGACCGCCGTGGTCACCGACCTGCTGGGCCGCCCGCTGGGCCGGACCGCGCTGCCCGTCGACGCGGTGGAGGAGGCCGTGGACCGGCTGGAGGCCCTGACCGCGCGGACGGGCGCCGGGGCGCTGCACACCGTGGTCGTGGGGGCCCCCGGCCTGGTCGCCCCGGGCGGCGGCGAGCTGCGCGGCACCGGCGCCCTGCCCGCCTGGCACCGGGACCTGGTCGCCGCCCTGCGGCGGCGGCTGCCCGCCACGGTGGCGGTCGAGAACGAGACCAACCTGGCGGCCCTGGCCGAGCAGCGCGCCGGGGCCGCCCGGGACCTGGACTCCTTCGTACTGCTGTGGCTCGGCGACGGCGTGGGCGCCGCCGTGGTCCTCGACGGGCGGCTGCGCCGGGGCGCCTCCGGCGGGGCCGGTGAGATCGGCTTCCTCCCGGTCCCCGGAACGGCCGGGCTGCCCTCCGCCACCGCATGCGCCGGCGGCTTCCACGCCCTGGCGGGCCGGTCGGCGGTCGGCGCCCTCGCGCGCGGGCACGGCTTCCGGGGGCCGGCCGAGGAGGCCGTCGCCGGGGCCGCCGGGGAGGCCTTCCTGGACGCGCTCGCGGAGCGGCTGGCGCTCGGGGCAGCGGCCGTCGCCGCGATCCTCGACCCCGGCTGCGTGGTACTCGGCGGCGGACTCGGCCACGCGGGCGGCGAGGCCCTGGCCGCCCGCGTCGAGCGCCGCCTCGCCACCCTCACCCCCGTACCGACCGAGGTCCGCGCCACCGCCCTCGGCGACCCGGCCGTCCTGGAGGGCGCCCGCCTGGCCGCCCGCGAAGCGGCCCAGTCGGTCCTCTTCGGCCCCTGA
- a CDS encoding right-handed parallel beta-helix repeat-containing protein, which yields MANPRIRTAARLGLCAVVAAVWQLVPLQAEAKPSHELLVPGKYPTIQAAIDAARPGDRISVRPGVYREQVVIGKDVSITGSGAGKTTILAPRTLVPGEDGGTSIVEVHGGASVALSRLAVSGPGSGTCDDGALGSGIRVLGGARLDLGHARVSHITDTPAAACAHSAVAVFVGDLPTGTGSVSIHDSEISDYQGSAVTVLNAGSSATVTDSTVTGHPRLSTDGIGFVAGAAGRVTRNTISGNDCREPDPFCGPDFFGETQHAGVVTTTPGTVVEHNRLVGNHIGIYAVGGSDTIGHNDIVRSSYFGTALQDGSFTVRDDRIDGGVGGVAVVAASADTKAVLDGVRIGRTSGAPVRTFECCGFTATVTVRP from the coding sequence ATGGCGAATCCCCGGATCAGGACGGCCGCGCGCCTGGGCCTGTGTGCCGTCGTCGCGGCCGTCTGGCAGTTGGTGCCGTTGCAGGCCGAGGCGAAGCCGTCGCACGAGCTGCTGGTTCCGGGGAAGTACCCGACGATCCAGGCCGCGATCGACGCCGCCCGGCCCGGGGACCGGATCAGTGTCCGGCCGGGTGTCTACCGGGAGCAGGTGGTGATCGGCAAGGACGTGTCGATCACCGGTTCGGGCGCCGGGAAGACGACGATCCTGGCTCCGCGGACCCTGGTCCCCGGCGAGGACGGCGGCACGTCGATCGTGGAGGTCCACGGCGGCGCCTCCGTGGCACTGTCCCGGCTCGCCGTCAGCGGGCCGGGCTCCGGGACCTGCGACGACGGCGCGCTCGGCTCCGGCATCCGGGTCCTGGGCGGTGCCCGGCTCGACCTCGGCCACGCCCGCGTCAGCCACATCACGGACACGCCCGCGGCGGCCTGCGCCCACAGCGCGGTGGCCGTCTTCGTGGGGGACCTGCCGACCGGGACGGGTTCGGTGTCGATCCACGACAGCGAGATCTCCGACTACCAGGGCTCGGCCGTCACCGTCCTCAACGCGGGTTCGAGCGCCACGGTCACCGACAGCACCGTCACCGGACACCCGCGGCTGTCGACCGACGGGATCGGGTTCGTCGCGGGCGCGGCCGGGCGCGTCACCCGGAACACCATCAGCGGCAACGACTGCCGGGAACCGGACCCGTTCTGCGGCCCGGACTTCTTCGGCGAGACCCAGCACGCGGGCGTCGTCACCACGACGCCGGGCACGGTGGTCGAGCACAACCGGCTCGTGGGCAACCACATCGGGATCTACGCCGTCGGCGGATCGGACACCATCGGGCACAACGACATCGTGCGGAGTTCGTACTTCGGCACGGCCCTGCAGGACGGCTCCTTCACGGTCCGCGACGACCGGATCGACGGCGGTGTCGGCGGCGTCGCGGTGGTCGCCGCTTCGGCCGACACGAAGGCCGTGCTCGACGGGGTGCGCATCGGGCGGACGTCCGGGGCTCCGGTCCGCACCTTCGAGTGCTGCGGCTTCACCGCCACGGTCACCGTGCGGCCGTAG
- a CDS encoding SDR family oxidoreductase, which translates to MSTIVVTGGTGTLGTPLAARLREAGHEVRVLSRHSEHYPVDLRDGRGLDAALAGAEVLVHCASSPRGGDEEAARHLIGAARRAGTVRNLVYISIVGVDVVPFGYYRTKLAVERLLEGSGLGVTILRTTQFHDLVAQVVTTAAKLPVVLLPRGVRVQPIAVGEVADRLAELATPRPSGRVPDMGGPEVRPLTDWARTYLAATGSRRPVVGVPLAGRTYAAFVRGGHLAPARAVGRGTFAQFLDRRTAARG; encoded by the coding sequence ATGAGCACCATCGTCGTCACCGGCGGCACCGGCACCCTGGGCACCCCGCTCGCCGCCCGGCTGCGGGAGGCGGGCCACGAGGTCCGGGTCCTGAGCCGGCACTCGGAGCACTACCCGGTCGACCTGCGCGACGGCCGGGGGCTGGACGCGGCCCTCGCGGGCGCGGAGGTGCTCGTGCACTGCGCGAGCAGCCCGCGCGGGGGCGACGAGGAGGCCGCCCGGCACCTGATCGGGGCGGCCCGCCGGGCCGGGACCGTCCGCAACCTCGTGTACATCTCGATCGTCGGGGTGGACGTGGTCCCCTTCGGCTACTACCGGACCAAACTGGCGGTGGAACGCCTGCTGGAGGGGTCCGGGCTGGGCGTCACGATCCTGCGCACCACCCAGTTCCACGACCTGGTGGCCCAGGTGGTGACCACCGCCGCGAAGCTGCCGGTGGTGCTGCTGCCCCGGGGCGTACGGGTCCAGCCGATCGCCGTCGGGGAGGTCGCGGACCGGCTGGCGGAGCTCGCGACACCGCGGCCCTCGGGCCGGGTCCCGGACATGGGCGGGCCCGAGGTCCGCCCCCTGACGGACTGGGCCCGGACCTACCTCGCGGCGACGGGGAGCCGGCGACCGGTGGTGGGCGTCCCGCTCGCGGGCCGGACGTACGCCGCCTTCGTGCGCGGCGGGCACCTGGCCCCGGCCCGTGCCGTGGGCCGCGGCACGTTCGCACAGTTCCTGGACCGGCGCACGGCGGCCCGGGGCTGA